The Candidatus Neptunochlamydia vexilliferae genomic interval TCTAAAATCGAAATCTGAAAGATTAATTTTCTTTAAAGATCTACAGGACATAAGGCGCTTGCAAAAAGCGCTTTATGCTTTAATATTTTCATATTCATCTTCATTTGTTACCAAAATGGAACAAAAACCTCTATTTTGAATCTCTTAAAACTGCTAATATCTAAACTTCTTTAACCATTAGCATTCAAAAAAAGTATGAAAAAGCAAATCATCGCTCTCTTTGTCCTTCTTACCCAGGTTACCATGCCTGTTTACTCCGATGATGAAACGCTTCACTTCTCCTTAGAGTCTCCCCAAACCGAAGAGCAAGGGATCACGATCAACTTTCAAGATGTCTCGATGCTCGAGTTTCTCCGTTTTGTAAGTACAATTTCTGAAAGAAACTTCCTTTACGACGAAGAGCTTTTAGACTTCAAGATCAGCTTGGTCACAGGCAAGGCCACCACTCCTGAAAACATTTTGCACATCATGCTCGAGCTCTTAAAGGAGCAGGGGATCAAAGCGGAAGAAAAAGGGGCCTATTACCTCGTTGAAAAGATGGATGAGTGGGAAATCGAAGAGCTGAAAAAGCTCAAGCGCTCGAAGTATCGAAAAGAAAATCGGAATATCCAGACGGTCAGCCATCAGGGTCCTGCTATCCTCCCGTTCCTCCAAAAGCAGGGTGACTTTTATGTTTACAAGCTCCAGTACCACGTGGGAACCGAGATCGTTTCAGCGATTAAAAATGTGGCAGGGGCGCTCAAGGCAAGCCCCAATACCTCTCCTGACCTCATGCAAGCGATTGGATCAATGCAGTGGGTTGAATCAACGAACTCTCTTCTCTATTCGGGAACAGCGGATGGGATCGAAGCGCTTACCGATCTTGTCAAAAGTCTCGATGTTCCGAAAAAGCAGGTTTTCATCGAGGTTCTTGTTATTGAAACCGATGTTCGCAAAGGGCTCGAGTTTGGCCTCGAGTGGGGCGGCGGGGGCCAATATAAGAATAAATTTGGGTATGGAATCGGCAACTTCCCGGCGAATCGGAAGCAGGCTCCTTTTGCACAGACCTTACAAGGGATCAACGCAACGAATACACCGACTGGAACAGGCCAGTTTCCGATTGGCCGGGGATTTGACCTAGGGGTGATCGGCGACATCATCCTCCACAAAGGGCAAAGCTATTTTTCTTTGGGAAGTCTTGTCTCAGCGCTAGAGGCCGATGGAGATAGCTCGATCATCCTCAACCAAAAGATCATCACCCAAGACAACAAACCCTCGCGAATTTTTGTCGGAGATAACATTGCCTTTACAGGGTCGGTCGTCGAAACGATCGGAGCCAGTCAACAAACCTCTTCCAATATCGAATACCGCGACGTGGGGGTTAAGCTCAACATCACCCCCCTCCTTGGAGATGGGGATGTCATTACAATGGATATTATTGAAGAGATTACGAATGTGATCCCCAATCAAGCTCAAAATGGTGGGATCGATACAACAAAAACCGATATGGCAACACAGGTCCATGTTCCCGACCAAAGCTTCCTTGTCCTTAGCGGAATGATCCGGAACACGAAACGGCAGCGCAAGTCCGGCATTCCCTGTTTGGGAGGTCTTCCTATTATCGGCGCCGCCTTTAGCAAAACCGAGGTCGATGATGAAAAGCGCAACGTGATTGTCTTTGTCCGTCCCCAAATCATCCGCTCTGACGCCACCTACCAAAATATCACCACCTATCAAGAAAACCAGTTTAGAGAAGAGTCAGTAAACCCTGCCCACTTCCAACAAGGAATTAACATGGTAGACCGAAAGAAGTTCAAGAACCGGGAATTTCCCAAAGCCAGCGCCCCAGATTTAATTCCCTCAAAGCAGCTTCCTATCCAAGAGATAGGAGCGATGCAGAGGGGGCTAAAGATGGGGATGCAGGCGCAGGAAAAAACCGATTCCTGAATTTTTTTCGGTCTAAAAAGAGGAACCCACCTATGGCACAAATCAGCCCCGTCAAACACCACCCGCAGCCGCCATCACAGCCACCTCAGATTCTTAATAACTCTTGGAAAGCTTTTGGCTTTTCGAAAGAGCACGAAAAGGTCTTTCTCCGTAATCTTTCCCACCACTTTTCCCAAATGATCTATCGCAATATGCGAAAAATGAAAGAGACGGCAAGAAAATTTCGTGAAGAAAATAGGTAAGACTCTATATCCTGATAGATATGAGACGCATCTTTCCTGTCCTTGTTGTTTTATTTCTTGGTTACCTCGGCTTTTCCCTGGCCCTTCCCCTCTTTCCTCCCCTCTTTCTTGATACTAAACACCTCTTCCTCCCGCCAGAAACCACCACAACCATGCGGCGGATCCTCCTCGGACTCCTCTTTGCGATGTATCCCTTCGGTCAGTTTATCGGAGCCCCCCTCCTCGGCAAACTTTCCGACAAGTATGGGCGCAAACCGGTCCTTCTGATCTCTTTAGTCCTTGTCATTCCCGCCTTTATCGGCTCAGCCCTTTCAGTCCTCTATGTGGCCCCTCTTTTCCTCTACCTCAGCCGCTTTTTAAGTGGCCTCTTAGAGGGAAATATCGTCATTGCCCAAGCCGCCATTGCCGATATCAATGAAGATCCTAAACAAAAGGCTAGACACTTTGGATGGCTTGTCTCGCTCAGTAGCACCGCCTTTTTCTTCGGCCCCCTTATCGGAGGAAAGCTCGCCGACTCGACCCTCGTCAGTTGGTTCCACTACGATACCCCCTTTTGGTGCGCAGCGATCCTAACGGGGATCGGCTTTTGCCTCGTCTTTGCTCTTTTCCGCGAAACCCATACGACCCCGGACCAGACCCTTAAGATCTCACCCAGAACTTGGGTGCAAAGCTTTACCGAAGGGTTTAAACTCAAAAAGCTTCGAGTCATTTTCTCAGCGAATCTCTTTGCCTTTATCGCGATGTTCTTTTTCTTTAACTTCTTTTCCCCTTATCTCGTGAACCGGTTTGGCTTTGGTTTTTCCCTCCTTGGTGAGGTGAATGCCTACCTCTCGGTCCCCTTCATCATCGCCCCTTTCTTCTTTGGCCTTTTCGCCAAGTGGTGGACCTCTCGCCAAGCGATGCGCCTCGGCGCTCTTTGCATCTGCATCAGCTACCTGATCTTCGTCATCCCTCCTTCCCCCTGGGCCCTTCTGATCACCCTCCTCCCCATTGGCTTTTTCCTCGCCATGGGGTTCGCCTTCCCAGCGCTCATGGTCTCCGATGCCGTGAGCAAGCGGTTCCAA includes:
- a CDS encoding secretin N-terminal domain-containing protein; this encodes MKKQIIALFVLLTQVTMPVYSDDETLHFSLESPQTEEQGITINFQDVSMLEFLRFVSTISERNFLYDEELLDFKISLVTGKATTPENILHIMLELLKEQGIKAEEKGAYYLVEKMDEWEIEELKKLKRSKYRKENRNIQTVSHQGPAILPFLQKQGDFYVYKLQYHVGTEIVSAIKNVAGALKASPNTSPDLMQAIGSMQWVESTNSLLYSGTADGIEALTDLVKSLDVPKKQVFIEVLVIETDVRKGLEFGLEWGGGGQYKNKFGYGIGNFPANRKQAPFAQTLQGINATNTPTGTGQFPIGRGFDLGVIGDIILHKGQSYFSLGSLVSALEADGDSSIILNQKIITQDNKPSRIFVGDNIAFTGSVVETIGASQQTSSNIEYRDVGVKLNITPLLGDGDVITMDIIEEITNVIPNQAQNGGIDTTKTDMATQVHVPDQSFLVLSGMIRNTKRQRKSGIPCLGGLPIIGAAFSKTEVDDEKRNVIVFVRPQIIRSDATYQNITTYQENQFREESVNPAHFQQGINMVDRKKFKNREFPKASAPDLIPSKQLPIQEIGAMQRGLKMGMQAQEKTDS
- a CDS encoding MFS transporter; this encodes MRRIFPVLVVLFLGYLGFSLALPLFPPLFLDTKHLFLPPETTTTMRRILLGLLFAMYPFGQFIGAPLLGKLSDKYGRKPVLLISLVLVIPAFIGSALSVLYVAPLFLYLSRFLSGLLEGNIVIAQAAIADINEDPKQKARHFGWLVSLSSTAFFFGPLIGGKLADSTLVSWFHYDTPFWCAAILTGIGFCLVFALFRETHTTPDQTLKISPRTWVQSFTEGFKLKKLRVIFSANLFAFIAMFFFFNFFSPYLVNRFGFGFSLLGEVNAYLSVPFIIAPFFFGLFAKWWTSRQAMRLGALCICISYLIFVIPPSPWALLITLLPIGFFLAMGFAFPALMVSDAVSKRFQGEALGTNQALQVFAEGFTALIGGFIFAWGNTFPIYFGAGAAVIAAAILFVKPPAAAPAS